The proteins below are encoded in one region of Sphingobacterium sp. R2:
- a CDS encoding 3-oxoacyl-ACP synthase III family protein, giving the protein MLQSKIAGIGYYVPKNIYTNDDLTRFMDTSDEWIQERTGIKERRYADRIGETTTTMGVEAAKIAIERAHITSEDVDFIIFATLSPDYYFPGCAVLLQREMKMKEVGALDIRNQCSGFIYALSIADQFVKTGMYKNVLVVGSEKHSFALDFSTRGRAVSVIFGDGAGAVVVQPTTENGKGILSTHLHSDGAEAEKLAMYYPGASSGIWLDKMPKWPDQELGGLLMTKEMLEDGTAFPNMDGQAVFKKAVVKFPEVIHEALAKNNLKTSDIDLLIPHQANLRISQFVQKTLGLREDQVFNNIQKYGNTTAASVPIALCEAWEEGKIKEGDLVCLAAFGAGFTWGSALIRW; this is encoded by the coding sequence ATGTTACAGTCAAAAATTGCAGGAATTGGCTATTACGTTCCAAAAAACATCTATACCAATGACGATCTCACACGCTTTATGGATACCAGTGACGAATGGATTCAAGAACGAACAGGAATTAAAGAACGTAGATATGCCGACCGAATAGGCGAGACCACCACAACAATGGGAGTCGAAGCGGCTAAAATTGCCATCGAACGAGCCCATATTACATCTGAAGATGTCGACTTCATCATCTTTGCCACCTTATCACCAGATTATTATTTTCCGGGCTGCGCCGTTCTACTGCAACGGGAAATGAAGATGAAGGAGGTCGGGGCACTGGATATTAGAAACCAATGTTCTGGTTTTATATATGCGCTTTCTATTGCCGATCAATTTGTCAAAACAGGGATGTACAAAAATGTATTAGTGGTTGGTTCGGAGAAACATTCTTTTGCACTTGACTTTTCTACGAGAGGACGAGCCGTTTCAGTGATTTTCGGCGATGGTGCTGGAGCAGTAGTTGTGCAGCCTACAACCGAAAATGGCAAGGGAATCCTGAGCACGCACTTACATTCAGATGGAGCCGAAGCCGAAAAGCTAGCGATGTATTACCCCGGAGCTTCCAGTGGAATTTGGCTAGATAAAATGCCCAAATGGCCGGATCAGGAATTGGGCGGATTATTGATGACCAAAGAGATGCTCGAAGATGGAACTGCTTTTCCAAATATGGATGGCCAGGCCGTCTTCAAAAAAGCTGTTGTCAAATTTCCTGAGGTCATTCACGAAGCGCTGGCAAAAAATAATTTAAAAACCAGTGATATCGATTTATTGATTCCGCATCAGGCCAATCTTCGCATTTCGCAATTTGTACAGAAAACTCTCGGATTAAGGGAAGATCAGGTATTCAACAACATTCAGAAATATGGGAATACCACTGCAGCCTCTGTACCGATAGCACTATGCGAGGCTTGGGAAGAAGGAAAGATTAAAGAAGGTGATCTCGTATGCTTGGCAGCTTTTGGAGCAGGGTTTACCTGGGGCTCGGCCTTGATTCGATGGTAA
- the atpE gene encoding ATP synthase F0 subunit C, whose amino-acid sequence MYNLIGAGLIVIGAGLGLGKIGGSAMEAIARQPEAASKIQTAMIIIGALLEGLAFGALLLGK is encoded by the coding sequence ATGTACAATTTAATTGGAGCCGGTTTAATCGTTATCGGTGCAGGTTTAGGTTTAGGTAAAATTGGTGGTTCTGCAATGGAAGCTATCGCTCGTCAACCAGAAGCAGCATCTAAAATCCAAACTGCAATGATTATCATTGGTGCCTTACTTGAAGGTTTAGCATTCGGTGCTTTATTATTAGGTAAATAG
- a CDS encoding AtpZ/AtpI family protein, protein MEDKKDPNKWLVLTTISTQMVFTIYVFYLLGDWLDGKFHSDNQLWMKICTLAGIGISLYQVIRQVNRLNDR, encoded by the coding sequence ATGGAAGACAAGAAAGATCCTAACAAGTGGCTTGTGTTGACAACTATTTCGACTCAGATGGTTTTTACCATTTACGTATTTTATTTATTAGGAGATTGGTTGGACGGCAAGTTTCATAGTGATAACCAATTATGGATGAAAATCTGTACCCTTGCTGGGATTGGGATTTCTCTCTACCAGGTCATTAGACAAGTGAATCGATTAAACGATAGATGA
- a CDS encoding TonB-dependent receptor yields the protein MLFNAKSFKSFLFLLFSPVFLFAQTGQIKAILVDSATAKPILSASAALMDTKNNTFVKGGQSVDQGFLLLSDIKPGKYNIRFSYVGYETKSIDAVEVLGGKSKDLGRIALKPIGNILNEVVVEGRVPAMQIGIDRKTFNVGESLVSAGGTATDVLANVPTLQVDQDGSVSLRGSSSVKILIDGRESALAGSDVTSLLQSLPANSIDKVEVITNPSSKYDAEGQTGIINIVLKKNIRTGLNGSINTSAGSYDNYMAGLTLNYRDKKFNYFGSYNFNKRHMVGSGAVDNIFKNNNSEISNNSESSRKGNSHTIKAGVDYSVSDKTSLSLSGNVSIRDNNRGEDLWYRYFNHPTLSGTSTRTSRQLEDDLGYEFTMDFRHQFKRSGEELTANASYGRDKEDGTNVFLQEFSSGTSSTGRNNVSSEDGKNINIQADYVLPFSEDSKFEAGYRSQIRKSFDTQFSDTLSVANGNYLPDYGISNDFDFTSTVHALYANYQGKLSDKIGYQVGLRAEQFNLNSTYFSKDPTVIDKETKASQDFFRLYPTLFLTYNVGDEGDKIQFSYSRRVQRARGWQVNPFLNVSDDMNRRQGNPNLKPEDVHGFELSFAKTFGKVNLISSAYFNHTNEVMQPYVYFVDTLSSVTYSRWENLTSRNLSGFEFISKVNATKDFDFTFNLNLININFKANEAYNVKASNGFAYNTNLTANYRFTPTFSAQVRGEYNSSRVMAQGKMNAMKGVDIALKKDVLNKKASIMFNVRDVFNTRKMQGFTETPQLSSNFEHRWMKRMFTLSLSYRFGSQDLNKSKKRVSNTNEVGEGEEY from the coding sequence ATGTTGTTTAACGCTAAATCGTTTAAATCTTTTTTATTTTTGTTGTTTTCACCTGTTTTTCTTTTTGCTCAAACAGGTCAAATCAAAGCTATTTTAGTCGATAGCGCAACCGCTAAGCCTATATTATCTGCAAGTGCCGCACTCATGGATACGAAAAATAATACCTTTGTCAAAGGCGGACAGTCTGTAGACCAAGGATTTCTCTTGTTATCTGATATTAAACCCGGTAAATACAATATACGTTTTTCCTATGTCGGCTATGAAACAAAATCTATTGATGCTGTAGAGGTCTTAGGAGGAAAGAGTAAAGATCTAGGCCGCATTGCATTGAAGCCCATAGGTAATATCTTGAATGAAGTGGTGGTTGAAGGAAGGGTTCCAGCCATGCAAATTGGTATAGACCGTAAAACGTTCAATGTAGGCGAGAGCTTGGTCAGTGCTGGCGGAACTGCAACAGATGTATTAGCTAATGTTCCAACCCTACAGGTTGATCAGGACGGATCGGTCAGTTTGCGCGGATCAAGTAGCGTAAAAATTTTAATAGATGGACGTGAGTCCGCTTTAGCCGGAAGCGATGTGACATCGTTGCTTCAAAGTCTACCTGCTAATTCAATCGATAAAGTTGAGGTCATTACCAATCCCTCTTCCAAATACGATGCCGAGGGACAGACTGGGATCATCAATATCGTTTTAAAGAAGAATATCAGAACCGGATTAAATGGATCTATCAATACCTCTGCCGGGTCCTATGATAACTACATGGCAGGACTCACCTTGAATTATAGGGATAAAAAGTTTAATTATTTTGGATCTTATAATTTCAACAAACGCCATATGGTTGGAAGCGGTGCCGTTGATAATATCTTTAAAAATAACAATAGTGAGATATCCAATAATTCGGAATCATCAAGAAAGGGTAATAGTCATACGATAAAAGCTGGAGTGGACTATAGTGTTTCCGATAAGACTTCCTTGAGCCTTTCTGGTAATGTGAGCATCAGGGATAATAACCGTGGTGAGGACCTATGGTACCGTTATTTTAATCACCCAACCTTATCTGGCACGAGCACTAGAACATCTCGCCAACTCGAGGATGATTTAGGCTATGAATTTACAATGGATTTTAGACATCAATTTAAGCGATCCGGTGAAGAGCTGACCGCTAATGCAAGCTATGGACGCGATAAGGAAGATGGCACAAATGTTTTTTTACAGGAGTTTAGCTCTGGGACATCTAGCACAGGCCGAAATAATGTCAGTTCGGAAGACGGTAAAAATATCAATATACAAGCGGATTATGTGCTCCCTTTTTCAGAAGATAGTAAATTTGAGGCAGGTTACCGTTCGCAAATCAGAAAGTCATTCGATACTCAATTCTCGGATACGTTGTCGGTAGCTAATGGTAACTATCTGCCAGACTATGGCATCAGCAATGATTTTGATTTTACGTCTACTGTGCATGCCCTCTATGCCAACTACCAAGGGAAACTATCGGATAAAATAGGTTATCAAGTAGGTTTGCGTGCTGAGCAATTTAACTTAAATTCTACTTATTTTTCAAAAGACCCGACTGTTATCGACAAGGAAACTAAGGCCAGTCAAGATTTCTTTCGTCTATATCCAACCTTATTTTTAACATACAATGTTGGTGATGAAGGTGATAAAATCCAATTCAGCTATTCTAGAAGAGTTCAGCGAGCGAGAGGTTGGCAAGTCAATCCATTCTTGAATGTTTCAGATGACATGAACAGACGGCAGGGGAATCCCAACTTGAAGCCTGAAGATGTTCACGGCTTTGAGTTGAGTTTTGCGAAAACATTCGGTAAGGTGAATTTGATTTCTTCTGCGTACTTCAATCATACCAATGAGGTGATGCAGCCTTATGTTTATTTTGTGGACACCTTGAGCAGTGTGACCTACAGCCGTTGGGAGAACTTGACAAGTAGAAATCTCTCCGGATTTGAATTTATTTCTAAAGTCAATGCAACTAAAGATTTTGATTTTACATTCAATCTTAATCTGATCAATATCAATTTTAAGGCGAATGAGGCTTATAATGTTAAAGCATCCAATGGTTTTGCATACAATACCAACTTAACGGCTAATTATCGTTTTACGCCAACGTTTTCAGCGCAAGTTCGTGGTGAATATAACTCTTCGCGGGTGATGGCACAAGGGAAAATGAACGCTATGAAAGGTGTTGATATTGCATTGAAAAAAGATGTGCTAAATAAGAAGGCATCTATTATGTTCAATGTTAGAGATGTATTTAATACTCGGAAAATGCAGGGCTTTACTGAGACACCACAATTGAGTTCTAATTTTGAACACCGTTGGATGAAAAGAATGTTTACTTTGTCGCTTTCCTACCGGTTTGGTAGCCAAGATTTAAACAAATCAAAGAAGAGGGTGTCAAATACAAACGAAGTAGGAGAAGGAGAGGAATATTAA
- a CDS encoding F0F1 ATP synthase subunit B, producing MDKLIHSFSYGLFFWMVIVLVVIIFLLGKYAWKPIVDALDEREKGIASALEAAEKAKLEMARLTNENEQLLKEARAERDVILKEAKELKDKIVAEAKTQAQTEGAKMIAQAKEEINEQKNKALAEVKSQVSSLSLDIARKVLNKEFEDQGKQEALVADLLNDVKLN from the coding sequence ATGGATAAATTAATACATTCGTTTTCGTACGGTTTGTTTTTTTGGATGGTCATCGTCCTTGTCGTTATTATCTTTTTATTAGGTAAATACGCTTGGAAACCAATTGTGGATGCCCTAGACGAACGTGAAAAAGGTATTGCAAGCGCTTTGGAGGCAGCTGAAAAAGCTAAATTGGAAATGGCTCGTTTAACAAATGAAAACGAACAATTACTGAAAGAAGCACGCGCAGAACGCGACGTTATCCTTAAAGAGGCTAAAGAGCTTAAGGATAAGATCGTAGCTGAGGCAAAAACTCAGGCACAGACTGAAGGTGCAAAAATGATTGCTCAAGCGAAAGAGGAGATCAACGAACAAAAGAACAAAGCTTTGGCTGAGGTTAAGTCCCAGGTTTCATCTCTGTCTTTGGATATTGCTCGTAAAGTGTTAAACAAAGAATTTGAGGACCAAGGAAAGCAAGAAGCTTTAGTAGCAGACTTGCTTAATGACGTTAAATTGAACTAA
- a CDS encoding ATP-dependent Clp protease adaptor ClpS, with product MGTQTAEETFTLEEILASVKESNRLILWNDETNTFEHVIHCLIYHLQYTEKQAEKIAWKVHTEGKCAVLEGSYTEMEIYRKILKAEGLTVSVE from the coding sequence ATGGGTACCCAAACTGCTGAAGAAACCTTTACGTTAGAAGAGATATTAGCCTCGGTCAAAGAGTCTAATCGACTCATTTTATGGAATGATGAAACCAATACGTTTGAACATGTGATTCACTGTTTAATTTATCATTTGCAATATACCGAAAAGCAAGCCGAGAAGATTGCCTGGAAAGTACATACTGAAGGAAAATGTGCTGTACTGGAAGGGAGTTATACGGAGATGGAAATCTATCGCAAAATTTTGAAAGCAGAAGGTTTAACTGTCTCTGTAGAATAA
- the atpG gene encoding ATP synthase F1 subunit gamma: MANLKEVRNRITSVSSTQQITKAMKMVSAAKLKRATNAILQLRPYANKLRDILADVSASVEGSNSPFTVDREPNKVLIVVVSSNRGLAGAFNANVIKATNNLIANKYAQQHAKGNLSIIGIGKKGYDFFSKRNFNVVANHSDLFSDLNFGSVSVVTEFIMEQFKEGNFDRVEVVYNQFKNAAVQELTAEQILPLLPVEENKQHTHKAKIEAEVDYIIEPSKEKIIEELIPKAIKIQLYKAVLDSNASEHGARMTAMDKATENAGDLLKSLKLSYNQARQAAITTELTEIVSGAAALSNG; the protein is encoded by the coding sequence ATGGCAAATTTAAAAGAAGTAAGAAACCGGATTACCTCAGTATCATCAACACAGCAGATCACGAAAGCTATGAAAATGGTTTCGGCTGCTAAATTGAAACGCGCTACTAACGCTATCTTACAATTGCGACCATATGCGAATAAACTAAGAGATATTTTGGCGGATGTTTCTGCGAGTGTTGAGGGAAGTAATTCTCCTTTTACAGTGGATCGCGAGCCAAATAAGGTGTTGATCGTTGTTGTTTCTTCTAACAGAGGATTGGCCGGAGCATTCAACGCAAATGTTATCAAAGCAACGAATAACTTGATCGCCAACAAATATGCCCAGCAACATGCGAAAGGAAATTTGAGTATCATTGGTATTGGTAAAAAGGGTTATGATTTCTTTTCGAAGCGTAACTTTAATGTGGTAGCTAATCACTCTGATTTGTTTTCTGATTTAAATTTTGGTTCTGTATCCGTGGTGACTGAATTTATCATGGAACAATTCAAAGAAGGTAATTTTGATCGTGTTGAAGTGGTTTATAATCAGTTCAAAAATGCAGCAGTTCAAGAGTTGACTGCAGAGCAGATTTTACCATTATTACCTGTAGAAGAAAACAAACAACATACGCATAAAGCAAAAATAGAAGCTGAGGTGGATTATATTATCGAGCCTTCCAAAGAGAAGATTATCGAGGAGTTGATTCCTAAAGCAATCAAGATTCAATTATACAAAGCTGTTTTAGACTCGAATGCTTCTGAGCATGGAGCACGTATGACAGCGATGGATAAAGCGACAGAAAATGCAGGTGATTTATTAAAGTCATTGAAGCTATCTTATAACCAGGCACGTCAGGCAGCAATTACAACAGAATTGACGGAGATCGTATCTGGTGCAGCAGCATTATCAAACGGATAG
- the atpH gene encoding ATP synthase F1 subunit delta yields MSVFKVASRYAKSLIDLAGEQGSLETIKTDMDSFIAVLKSSTELQAVLANPIVPLDKKKNVLDALFRDKINPNILAFFKIMINKGRGEIVYATAQEFIREFNEVKGIVNATVTSAAPLSEANLAAMKDVLAKETNAQVILVNKVDHNLIGGFVVNIGDRQIDASIAGKLNKLERYLNQNN; encoded by the coding sequence ATGTCAGTATTTAAAGTAGCATCGAGATATGCGAAGTCATTAATTGACTTGGCAGGCGAGCAAGGCTCACTGGAAACAATCAAGACCGATATGGATTCATTCATTGCGGTTTTGAAATCCAGTACCGAACTGCAAGCTGTTTTGGCCAATCCTATTGTCCCTTTGGATAAAAAGAAAAACGTATTGGATGCGCTATTTAGAGATAAGATCAATCCAAATATCTTGGCGTTCTTTAAGATCATGATCAATAAAGGTCGTGGTGAGATAGTATATGCCACGGCTCAAGAATTTATTCGTGAGTTTAATGAGGTGAAAGGAATTGTGAATGCTACAGTTACATCTGCAGCGCCACTTTCTGAAGCTAATTTGGCGGCGATGAAAGATGTACTTGCAAAAGAAACCAATGCTCAAGTAATATTGGTCAATAAAGTTGATCATAATTTGATCGGTGGTTTTGTGGTCAATATCGGCGATCGCCAGATTGACGCAAGTATTGCTGGTAAGTTGAATAAATTGGAAAGATATTTGAATCAGAATAATTAG
- a CDS encoding DUF1080 domain-containing protein, with product MKVLKTVLAVSVIAFSAHLNTAIGQTKKEVPAYKILDLPRVDIKKFKKNKAGAYVIFDGTSMDGWRGYDKTVVPKRWVINEGAIKFDSQANLGKEEGGDLVFAHDFKNFELEMEWKVAKGANSGIFFLAKEVEGQPIYISSPECQVLDNENHPDAKMGVDGNRKSTSLYDMIPAKPQNGKPFGEWNKVKIRVNNGKVEHFQNGVKVVEYTLWDKSWIDLLQKSKFSEEKWPLAFELLSNVGGDTKSGLIGLQDHGNDVWFRNITVKVLK from the coding sequence ATGAAGGTATTAAAAACAGTTCTTGCGGTATCGGTGATTGCTTTTTCAGCACACCTTAATACGGCCATAGGGCAAACAAAAAAAGAGGTTCCTGCATACAAAATCTTAGATTTACCACGTGTAGATATCAAGAAATTTAAAAAGAATAAGGCTGGAGCTTATGTTATTTTTGATGGTACTTCTATGGACGGCTGGAGAGGCTATGATAAGACTGTCGTCCCTAAACGATGGGTGATTAATGAAGGTGCAATCAAATTTGATAGCCAAGCTAATCTTGGAAAGGAAGAAGGAGGAGATTTGGTATTTGCTCATGATTTCAAAAACTTCGAATTAGAAATGGAATGGAAAGTTGCTAAAGGGGCAAATTCGGGAATTTTCTTTTTAGCCAAGGAGGTGGAGGGCCAGCCGATTTATATATCGTCTCCAGAATGTCAGGTTTTAGATAATGAAAATCATCCTGATGCTAAAATGGGTGTGGACGGAAACCGAAAATCGACATCACTCTACGATATGATCCCGGCCAAGCCGCAGAATGGTAAACCTTTTGGCGAGTGGAATAAGGTGAAGATCAGAGTTAACAATGGAAAAGTAGAGCATTTTCAGAATGGTGTAAAAGTCGTAGAATATACATTGTGGGATAAATCATGGATTGATTTATTGCAAAAGAGTAAATTCAGTGAAGAAAAGTGGCCTTTGGCTTTTGAATTGTTGAGCAATGTTGGTGGCGATACTAAGTCAGGGCTTATTGGTCTCCAGGATCATGGAAATGATGTATGGTTTAGGAATATTACGGTAAAGGTATTAAAATAA
- the atpB gene encoding F0F1 ATP synthase subunit A, which produces MSLKRTLQFLAVILFAVAPFLTKADEHAHGEKSQAEEINSHIEHHLQDDYYFSFFSDEETGKHFGFSLPVILIDNGLKVFMASAFDHGNKVAEVDGQYYALYHGKIYKTDATGNLAGHEYRKNADGSYVMTVNENGKEVKKEFETSYVVGSHEIHDAVDFHPTVAMPLDFSITKSVVGLFLAAFLMFWAFISLAKTYKKGANNLPKGVGRVLEPLVIYVRDEMAIPNIGHRYKEFMPYLLSVFFLIWILNLVGLTPLGFNVTGNITVTLCLALFTFLIVNIKANANYWKHIFWMPGVPVPFKFVLAPIEVLGLFTKPFSLMVRLFANITAGHTVVMGLIAIVYLLQHQLTVVGSIGVSMFLTIFLMVIELLVAFLQAFIFTMLSSLFIGMAVEEHHDH; this is translated from the coding sequence GTGAGTCTTAAAAGAACACTTCAATTTTTAGCAGTTATTCTGTTTGCAGTTGCGCCATTTTTAACAAAGGCCGATGAGCATGCACACGGAGAAAAATCGCAGGCTGAGGAAATCAATAGCCATATTGAGCATCACTTACAAGATGATTATTATTTTAGCTTCTTTTCCGATGAAGAGACAGGTAAACACTTTGGCTTTTCATTGCCAGTTATTTTGATTGACAATGGCTTGAAAGTTTTTATGGCTTCTGCATTTGATCACGGTAATAAGGTTGCTGAAGTTGATGGTCAATACTATGCATTATACCATGGCAAAATTTATAAGACCGATGCTACTGGTAATTTAGCTGGTCATGAGTACCGCAAAAATGCCGACGGTAGTTATGTTATGACTGTAAACGAGAATGGAAAGGAAGTGAAAAAGGAATTTGAAACTTCTTATGTTGTCGGTTCTCATGAAATTCACGATGCTGTCGATTTTCATCCTACAGTAGCGATGCCTTTGGATTTCTCGATCACAAAGAGTGTTGTAGGTTTATTTTTGGCTGCATTTTTAATGTTTTGGGCATTTATAAGCTTGGCTAAAACCTATAAAAAGGGTGCTAACAACTTACCTAAAGGTGTAGGACGTGTATTAGAGCCTTTGGTTATCTATGTGCGTGATGAGATGGCAATTCCAAACATCGGTCATCGTTATAAAGAATTTATGCCCTATTTATTGTCTGTATTTTTCTTGATCTGGATTTTGAACTTAGTTGGTTTGACACCACTAGGATTTAATGTGACAGGTAACATTACAGTAACATTATGTTTGGCTCTTTTTACTTTTTTAATTGTAAATATCAAAGCAAACGCAAACTATTGGAAACACATTTTCTGGATGCCGGGTGTTCCTGTTCCGTTTAAATTCGTTTTGGCGCCAATTGAAGTATTGGGTTTGTTTACAAAGCCATTCTCTTTGATGGTTCGTTTGTTTGCAAATATTACAGCTGGTCACACGGTTGTGATGGGATTGATTGCGATTGTTTATTTATTGCAACACCAATTGACAGTAGTGGGTAGTATCGGTGTTTCCATGTTCTTAACAATCTTCTTGATGGTTATTGAGTTATTGGTTGCCTTTTTACAAGCATTTATTTTTACGATGTTGTCATCCTTATTTATCGGTATGGCTGTTGAAGAACATCACGATCATTAA
- a CDS encoding YjjG family noncanonical pyrimidine nucleotidase, which yields MFNQGKTDIFFDLDHTIWDFDKNAEESLHELYFKYRFDRLFNQESSTRFIETYTINNHRLWGLYHHGKISKPELRTARFADTFTQLGVDPQLFPEEFELEYLAICPQKTNLFPNAHETLSYLGDSYNLHLISNGFKEACETKLEKSDLKKYFKHIFISEVVGINKPDPRIFQFAMTTAFAQPQQSLMIGDNLDADIRGAVNAGMDAIFFNPGNIEKPEDVTHMIVDLKELQSIL from the coding sequence ATGTTTAATCAGGGAAAAACAGACATTTTCTTCGATCTGGATCATACGATTTGGGATTTTGATAAAAATGCCGAAGAAAGTCTTCACGAGTTATATTTCAAATACAGGTTTGATCGCTTGTTTAATCAAGAGTCGTCCACCCGTTTTATAGAAACTTATACAATCAACAATCATCGGCTTTGGGGACTTTATCATCATGGAAAGATCTCAAAACCTGAGCTCAGGACAGCACGGTTTGCCGATACCTTTACACAACTCGGTGTGGATCCCCAATTGTTTCCTGAGGAATTCGAATTAGAATATCTCGCTATCTGTCCCCAAAAAACAAACCTGTTTCCAAATGCTCATGAAACGCTTTCCTATCTAGGTGACAGCTATAATCTTCACTTGATATCCAATGGATTTAAAGAAGCGTGTGAAACAAAATTGGAAAAAAGCGACTTAAAAAAATATTTCAAACATATTTTTATTTCAGAGGTAGTCGGCATAAACAAACCGGATCCTCGAATATTTCAATTTGCCATGACGACAGCTTTTGCGCAACCTCAGCAGTCATTGATGATTGGAGATAACCTTGACGCCGATATACGTGGCGCTGTAAATGCCGGTATGGACGCCATTTTCTTTAATCCTGGTAACATCGAGAAGCCGGAAGATGTCACCCATATGATTGTCGATTTAAAAGAATTGCAATCGATACTTTAA
- the atpA gene encoding F0F1 ATP synthase subunit alpha has translation MIEVRPDEVSAILREQLSGFKSEAELEEVGTVLAVGDGIARIYGLTKVQSGELVEFDNGLQGIVLNLEEDNVGVVLLGPSDEIKEGDTIKRTNRIASIKVGEGLLGRVVNTLGQPIDGKGPIQGDLYEMPIERKAPGVIYRQPVTEPLQTGIKAIDAMIPVGRGQRELVIGDRQTGKTAVCIDTILNQKEFYDAGEPVFCIYVAVGQKNSTVANIVRTLEERGAMAYTVVVAASAADPAPLQFYAPMAGAAIGEFFRDTGRPALIVYDDLSKQAVAYREVSLLLRRPPGREAYPGDVFYLHSRLLERAAKINSSDDIARNMNDLPESIKHLVKGGGSLTALPIIETQAGDVSAYIPTNVISITDGQIFLESNLFNAGIRPAINVGISVSRVGGNAQIKPMKKVSGTLKLDQAQYRELEAFAKFGSDLDAATKSVLDKGVRNVEILKQGQYSPVSVEKQVAIIYIGTKGLLRNVPVNKVREFEEEFLTQLEQRHPEVLSAFKANKFSDELTAVLETVAKDLASKY, from the coding sequence ATGATAGAGGTAAGACCAGATGAAGTTTCGGCAATTCTAAGAGAGCAATTGTCGGGCTTTAAATCAGAAGCCGAACTAGAGGAAGTGGGTACCGTACTTGCTGTGGGTGACGGTATTGCTCGTATTTACGGCTTAACTAAAGTTCAGTCCGGTGAGTTGGTTGAATTTGATAACGGATTACAAGGTATTGTATTAAACTTAGAAGAAGACAACGTTGGGGTTGTACTTTTAGGTCCTTCTGATGAAATCAAAGAAGGAGATACTATTAAGCGTACCAACCGTATTGCATCCATCAAAGTTGGTGAAGGCTTGTTGGGACGTGTTGTAAATACTTTAGGTCAACCAATCGATGGTAAAGGACCTATTCAAGGTGATTTGTATGAAATGCCTATCGAGCGTAAAGCTCCAGGTGTTATCTACCGTCAGCCGGTAACTGAGCCATTACAAACAGGTATCAAAGCGATCGATGCGATGATCCCAGTTGGTCGTGGTCAACGTGAGTTGGTTATTGGTGACCGTCAAACAGGTAAAACAGCTGTTTGTATTGATACAATCTTGAACCAAAAAGAATTCTACGATGCAGGAGAACCTGTATTTTGTATCTACGTTGCCGTAGGTCAAAAGAACTCTACCGTTGCGAATATCGTGCGTACATTGGAAGAGAGAGGTGCTATGGCTTATACAGTAGTTGTTGCTGCATCTGCTGCTGATCCTGCTCCACTTCAGTTCTATGCGCCTATGGCAGGTGCTGCTATCGGCGAATTCTTCCGTGATACAGGCCGTCCGGCATTGATCGTTTATGATGATTTGTCTAAACAAGCGGTAGCTTACCGTGAGGTTTCGTTGTTGTTACGTCGTCCACCGGGCCGCGAAGCATACCCAGGTGACGTATTTTATCTACACAGCCGTTTATTGGAGCGTGCAGCGAAAATAAACTCTTCGGATGATATCGCACGCAACATGAACGATTTACCAGAATCAATCAAACATTTGGTAAAAGGTGGTGGTTCATTAACTGCGCTTCCGATCATCGAAACACAAGCGGGTGACGTTTCTGCTTATATCCCAACCAACGTAATTTCAATTACAGATGGTCAGATCTTCTTGGAGTCTAACTTGTTTAACGCAGGTATCCGTCCAGCGATCAACGTAGGTATCTCTGTTTCTCGTGTAGGTGGTAATGCGCAGATCAAACCGATGAAAAAGGTATCTGGTACACTAAAGTTGGATCAAGCGCAGTACCGTGAATTGGAAGCTTTTGCTAAATTTGGTTCTGATCTAGATGCTGCTACTAAATCTGTCTTGGATAAAGGTGTTCGTAACGTTGAGATCTTGAAACAAGGTCAATACTCTCCGGTTTCTGTTGAGAAGCAAGTTGCAATCATTTATATCGGAACTAAAGGTTTGTTGCGTAACGTTCCTGTAAATAAAGTGAGAGAATTTGAAGAAGAATTCTTGACTCAATTGGAGCAACGTCATCCAGAAGTATTGTCAGCTTTTAAAGCGAATAAGTTCTCCGATGAATTAACTGCAGTATTAGAAACAGTAGCTAAGGATTTAGCATCAAAATATTAA